From the Temnothorax longispinosus isolate EJ_2023e chromosome 6, Tlon_JGU_v1, whole genome shotgun sequence genome, one window contains:
- the LOC139815238 gene encoding uncharacterized protein: MMMPPPQVVGVLLKKPGQQTHPRLPPLDPQETKIKGELYVEHYGERRMVSIRMGWIWVEGNPGTKLPLRALNLRQAPASLCQPHTFALGFTLSDSQGHSLVTFWADTEPIYWSWVRAIAAELVRQTPFRAQRCLNFLEILTICPRGPVPLPDSPTETRRRSRSELRCWPSDSPTEKTAMCTTTILDDSRRRARSELRGWSSSNSSDEDLLGEFRSIPTVISNKDQPVSRAWGCSESSEGSDDSLPWGGVCRSSVDSVDSRSVPLPEPETREQRIQRYKEARRRENEARSRRVLEEDARRKARAEENNNNLPKIYGRTRSRICSANDNDVVVDIHPTRSPKKELITSIDTRRQNENSIIDRLPPLRPNESATVRFTEENHRNEDDKRNNNSPRSGSNSPGIFRLDINERRSRTRERRIFRDKGQLLQTQQFTGTTIANVETLRERKERLALLSSRIPVPRQSLQPCLKSANCPAITSPNSPPILIMPPCEEDVVKLLERCQGDHYVTVREKLTLFESLSRLGGRLARSTEDLGRTSSKPSPKGKQRARSLHDLNRGARAVPVREMCRFFEGDLPKEQEACQKAMNFAKTRFSDPPAKNTWKDPNSKHEAPCISASARKKHYLK; encoded by the exons ATGATGATGCCGCCACCGCAGGTCGTGGGTGTCCTGCTGAAGAAACCGGGACAACAGACTCACCCGCGGTTACCCCCCCTAGATCCGCAAGAGACCAAAATTAAAG GCGAGTTGTATGTGGAACATTATGGCGAAAGAAGAATGGTTTCCATCAGAATGGGCTGGATATGGGTCGAAGGTAATCCTGGGACGAAGTTACCATTGCGAGCGTTGAATCTTCGTCAAGCACCAGCCAGCCTCTGTCAACCACATACGTTCGCTCTAGGTTTTACCTTGAGCGATTCACAGGGTCATTCGCTCGTCACCTTTTGG GCGGACACGGAACCAATCTATTGGTCTTGGGTCAGAGCGATCGCGGCCGAACTAGTCCGGCAAACGCCGTTTCGCGCTCAACGATGCTTGAACTTCCTGGAGATATTGACCATTTGTCCGAGAGGTCCGGTTCCGTTGCCGGATAGCCCGACGGAAACGAGGAGGCGATCTCGCAGCGAATTACGTTGCTGGCCGAGCGACTCGCCGACGGAAAAGACGGCAATGTGCACGACGACGATTCTCGACGATTCTAGGAGAAGGGCAAGGAGCGAGTTGCGCGGTTGGTCCAGCAGTAACTCGAGCGACGAGGACCTCTTGGGAGAATTTCGAAGCATACCCACTGTGATAAGCAACAAGGACCAACCGGTCAGCAGAGCGTGGGGTTGTAGCGAAAGCAGCGAGGGTAGCGACGACAGTCTCCCTTGGGGTGGAGTATGCCGGTCGAGCGTCGACTCAGTGGACTCCCGCAGCGTTCCTTTACCGGAACCAGAAACAAGGGAACAGAGGATACAGAGGTACAAAGAGGCGCGCAGACGCGAAAACGAAGCGAGAAGTCGACGAGTTCTTGAAGAGGACGCGAGACGAAAAGCGAGAGCCGAAGAGAATAACAACAACTTACCGAAGATCTATGGTAGAACCAGAAGCAGAATCTGTTCCGCCAACGACAACGATGTTGTTGTTGATATTCATCCGACTCGCTCGCCTAAAAAGGAACTTATTACATCGATCGACACGCGAAGGCAAaacgaaaattcgattatCGATCGACTACCTCCACTGAGGCCGAACGAGTCGGCCACAGTGAGATTCACCGAGGAAAATCATCGGAACGAGGACGACAAACGAAACAATAATAGTCCGAGAAGTGGAAGCAACAGTCCCGGAATATTCAGGTTGGATATCAACGAAAGGAGAAGTCGAACCAGGGAAAGGAGAATCTTTCGTGACAAGGGGCAGCTGTTGCAGACCCAGCAATTTACCGGTACCACCATCGCTAACGTAGAAACTCTTCGGGAGCGAAAAGAGCGTTTGGCTCTTCTGTCTTCCAGAATCCCCGTTCCACGTCAGTCGTTGCAGCCTTGTCTAAAGTCCGCGAATTGTCCGGCAATTACATCTCCGAACTCTCCACCGATCTTGATAATGCCACCTTGCGAGGAGGATGTTGTCAAACTTCTGGAGCGTTGTCAAGGGGACCACTACGTGACGGTGCGGGAGAAGCTGACTTTGTTCGAATCCCTTTCGAGATTAGGCGGTCGCCTGGCTAGAAGCACGGAAGACCTTGGAAGAACGTCTTCTAAGCCCAGTCCCAAGGGCAAACAACGTGCCAGATCCCTTCACGATCTCAACCGAGGCGCCAGAGCTGTGCCCGTGAGAGAGATGTGCCGGTTTTTTGAAGGCGATCTTCCGAAGGAGCAGGAAGCTTGCCAAAAAGCGATGAATTTTGCGAAAACGAGATTCAGCGATCCGCCCGCGAAGAACACGTGGAAAGATCCGAATTCGAAACACGAGGCACCATGTATCAGCGCTTCCGCGAGAAAGAAACATTATCTGAAGTGA